AAAGTAAAAGATAAAAATAAGAGTTTATATCAAGTTAGGGTAATTGCTCATAGGTAATGAGATGATGTTTTTCTTGATTACCCTTTGGACTTCGGTATGAGCGCTACTTCGAAAAAGCTCCCTTCAACTCAGGGTATCGCAGTACAAGTCAGTCGAAAGCTGACTCTCAGAACAAAACCCATAACCTATTTACTAACCCACAGAAATTATCATGATGTTGCTGCTGTCATTACTTTCTTCCTTCCCAGCGTTGGATGGGAATACAATCTATATCTAATTGATCTAAGGCACGGGCAACTACGAAATCAACCAAATCTTCAACAGTTTGCGGATGATGATACCAAGCTGGAATCGCTGGGACTATTCTCGCACCTGCTTCTGCTAGGGTTGTTAGATTTCGTAAATGAATTAAGCTAAAAGGTGTTTCCCTCGGCACTATAACTAATTTACGTCCTTCCTTCAGTTGAACATCAGCTGCTCGTTCCAAGAGATCAGAACTTAAACCTGCGGCTAATTTAGCGACTGTACTCATACTACAAGGCATGACGAGCATACCCAAAGTGCGGAAAGAACCGCTAGCAATATTTGCTCCCACATCTCCCGATGAATGACATCGCAGTTTCCCTGAGTTTTCTACCTCTGCTTGTTGTCGCCAAAATAGCTCTTGTTGTATGGGTTCGGATGGCATACGGATATCTTGTTCCGCTTGCCAAACCATGTAGGTGGATTTAGAAGCTACTAGTTCAATATGATAATCAGCTGCCAGGAGATATTTCAGGGCTCGCACTGCATAGATTAAACCGGATGCACCAGAGATTGCCAGAATCAGGGGTTTTGGGGGAGTGGGAAGCATGGATAAGGTGTAAAAGGTAAAGGGCAAGGAAAACCACAGGGAAAAATTAGGATGGGTTGGGAAACACGATTCCTAGAAATTTCTCTTTTGTGTAACCACGAGTCGTGCTGATTCCTGATTGATTACATCCGGTGAATATATAAGGTTGGTTGTTAGGGAAAACCGGGTTTCTTGCAAATGCGAAAAACCCGGCTTTTGAGAGG
The Calothrix sp. 336/3 DNA segment above includes these coding regions:
- a CDS encoding flavin prenyltransferase UbiX, giving the protein MLPTPPKPLILAISGASGLIYAVRALKYLLAADYHIELVASKSTYMVWQAEQDIRMPSEPIQQELFWRQQAEVENSGKLRCHSSGDVGANIASGSFRTLGMLVMPCSMSTVAKLAAGLSSDLLERAADVQLKEGRKLVIVPRETPFSLIHLRNLTTLAEAGARIVPAIPAWYHHPQTVEDLVDFVVARALDQLDIDCIPIQRWEGRK